A window of Fragaria vesca subsp. vesca linkage group LG7, FraVesHawaii_1.0, whole genome shotgun sequence contains these coding sequences:
- the LOC101291381 gene encoding V-type proton ATPase subunit H-like yields the protein MDHAELTTEQVLKRDIPWEQYMTTKLITGTCLQLLRRYDKRSETYRSQLLDDDGPAYVQVFVGILRDIFKEETVEYVLALIDELLTANPKRARLFHDTSLVDKDVYEPFLRLLWKGNWFIQEKSCKILGLIVSARTKPQGTVANGEASNSKSKITSIDDVLKGLVEWLCAQLKKPSHPSRGIPTAISCLATLLKEPVVRSSFVQADGVKLLVPLISPASTQQSMQLLYETCLCVWLLSYYEPAIEYLATSRTLPRLIEVIRSSTKEKVVRVVVLTLRNLLSKGTFGAQMVDLGLPQIVQSLKAQAWSDEDLLEGLNQLEEGLKDNIKKLSSFDKYKQEVLLGHLDWSPMHKDAIFWRENITNFEENDFQILRVLITILDTSSDPRALAVACFDISQFVQHHPAGRIIVTDLKAKERVMKLMNHESAEVTKNALLCIQRLFLGAKYASFLQA from the exons ATGGACCATGCTGAGCTCACCACTGAGCAG GTCTTGAAAAGAGACATCCCATGGGAGCAATACATGACTACCAAGCTCATCACTGGCACCTGTCTTCAGCTGTTACGCCGTTATGATAAAAGATCCGAGACTTACAGATCACAGCTGCTTGATGAT GATGGCCCTGCTTATGTTCAAGTGTTTGTTGGCATTTTGCGTGATATTTTCAAGGAAGAGACGGTAGAATACGTTCTTGCTTTAATTGATGAGCTGCTTACAG CCAACCCAAAAAGAGCAAGACTGTTCCATGATACTTCTCTTGTCGATAAAGATGTTTATGAGCCTTTCTTGAG ATTGCTTTGGAAGGGTAATTGGTTCATACAAGAGAAGAGCTGCAAGATTCTTGGTTTAATAGTGAG TGCAAGGACAAAACCCCAAGGAACTGTCGCAAATGGAGAAGCCTCAAATTCAAAGAGTAAAATCACTAGTATTGATGATGTGTTGAAAGGATTGGTAGAATGGCTTTGTGCACAG CTGAAGAAGCCCTCCCATCCTAGTCGTGGCATCCCAACTGCCATCAGTTGCCTTGCAACCCTACTAAAGGAACCAGTGGTTAGATCTTCTTTTGTTCAAGCAGATGGGGTGAAGTTACTTGTTCCCTTAATTTCTCCGGCTTCCACCCAACAATCTATGCAG CTTCTGTATGAAACATGTCTATGTGTCTGGCTCCTATCCTATTACGAACCTGCAATTGAGTACTTGGCTACTTCCAGAACACTTCCCCGGCTCATAGAAGTTATCAGGAGTTCGACAAAGGAGAAG GTTGTCAGAGTTGTTGTTTTGACCCTGAGGAACTTGCTCTCCAAGGGAACATTTGGTGCTCAAATGGTTGACCTTGGACTGCCTCAAATTGTTCAGAGTTTGAAAGCACAAGCATGGAGTGATGAG GATCTCCTGGAGGGATTAAATCAGCTGGAAGAGGGTTTGAAGGATAACATCAAGAAATTAAGTTCTTTTGATAAATATAAGCAAGAAGTCCTCCTTGGCCATCTTGACTGGTCACCCATGCACAAAGATGCAATATTCTGGCGTGAGAATATTACTAACTTCGAGGAGAACGACTTTCAG ATTCTAAGAGTGCTGATTACTATTTTAGACACGTCCAGTGATCCGAGAGCTTTGGCTGTTGCTTGCTTTGATATCTCACAGTTTGTCCAGCACCATCCGGCTGGAAGAATCATAGTAACAGACCTCAAGGCCAAGGAGCGTGTCATGAAACTGATGAATCATGAGAGTGCCGAGGTTACCAAAAATGCTCTGCTATGCATTCAGAGGCTTTTCCTAGGTGCCAAGTATGCTAGTTTTTTGCAGGCTTGA
- the LOC101291673 gene encoding uncharacterized protein LOC101291673, with translation MEMEKTGEGENKNKEKICKRCQQSYSPSANNTSSCRFHPSFFVCRRHDDQKRYYELGPDDPPYAAKFYDCCGAEDPEATGCTTSFHVSYDDD, from the exons ATGGAAATGGAGAAGACGGGTGAGGGCGAGAATAAGAACAAGGAAAAGATATGCAAGAGATGCCAACAAAGCTACAGTCCATCCGCCAACAACACTTCCTCATGCCGCTTCCATCCTTCTTTCTTCGTCTGTCGCCGTCATGACGACCAGAAAAG GTACTATGAATTGGGACCTGACGATCCACCATATGCTGCCAAGTTCTATGATTGCTGTGGAGCTGAGGATCCTGAGGCTACTGGTTGCACCACCAGTTTCCATGTTTCTTATGATGATGATTGA
- the LOC101291968 gene encoding WEB family protein At5g16730, chloroplastic-like, translating into MSSKSKSTVSETPKKAASAETPKKTAVSTPRVSKLSRGLGAKSESDSASSPSPLQNSSRLSIDRSPRSVNSIKPTIERRSPKIATPPPTEKQPTRGTKGSELQAQLSLVQEDLKKAKEQIEVIEKEKAKAIDDLKEAQRVSEEANEKLREALVAQKRAQEDSEIEKFRAVELEQAGIEAAQKKEVEWEKELEAVRNQHALDVATLLSTTQELQRLRQELTMTCDAKNQALSHADDATKIAEIHAEKVEILSAELTRLKGLLESKQETEISENSKMVLQLESEVESLKQQLEKAKVYEERLMEKETSIEQLNVEVESAKMAESYARSIVEEWKLRVEELEMQVEEANKAEKSASESLDSVMKQLEGNHDLLHDAESEIAALKEKVSLLEMTIVRHRGDLEESERCLGMTKEENHEITKMVESLKSELETVKEEKMQALSNEKLAASSVQSLLEEKNKLINELEHSRDEEEKSKKAMESLASALHEVSTEAREAKEKLLTNQAEHDSYVSQIEDLKMVLKATNEKYEAIMDDAKHEIHLLTCNVEQCKTELQDAKADWEQKELHLVNSVKHSEEENTSMEKEINRLLNLLKSTEEEACAMKEEEAQLKDGMKEVESEVICLQEALAEAKAENMKLKESILDKENEFQGVIHENEELQNREAASHKKVEELSKLLEEAVAKKQAEENGELTDSEKDYDLLPKVVEFSEENGHGREEKLKVELSPPQSVEPKSETLWQDNNVLNGKADHVDSAQSDTLNGKSVGDESKEKEDDSVEVEYKMWESCKIEKKEFSPERDQEQESFEEEVDSKVDGGEKLDQINGLTSTESADDNATSPSKLQQQKKKKPLLRKFGSLLKKKGTSNNK; encoded by the exons ATGTCTTCCAAGTCCAA ATCTACTGTATCTGAAACTCCTAAAAAGGCAGCATCTGCTGAAACTCCAAAGAAAACAGCAGTATCGACCCCGCGAGTGAGTAAACTGAGCAGAGGACTGGGTGCTAAATCTGAATCCGACTCAGCATCATCTCCTTCTCCTCTGCAAAACTCTTCCCGCCTTTCAATTGATCGCTCCCCGCGCTCTGTCAACTCCATCAAGCCGACAATTGAGCGTCGATCCCCCAAGATCGCCACCCCGCCGCCAACTGAA AAGCAACCCACCCGAGGCACAAAGGGGTCAGAATTACAGGCTCAGTTGAGTCTTGTTCAGGAGGATCTGAAGAAAGCAAAGGAGCAGATAGAAGTGATTGAAAAGGAGAAGGCAAAAGCAATCGATGATTTGAAAGAAGCCCAGAGAGTGTCTGAGGAGGCAAATGAGAAGCTCAGAGAGGCTTTGGTGGCTCAAAAGCGAGCCCAAGAGGATTCAGAAATTGAGAAGTTTCGTGCTGTTGAGTTGGAGCAGGCAGGAATTGAAGCAGCCCAGAAGAAGGAAGTTGAATGGGAGAAAGAGCTTGAAGCTGTTAGGAATCAACATGCCCTGGATGTGGCTACTTTACTCTCTACTACTCAAGAACTTCAAAGGCTGAGGCAAGAACTGACCATGACCTGTGATGCAAAAAACCAGGCACTGAGCCATGCTGATGATGCAACTAAAATTGCTGAGATTCATGCGGAAAAGGTGGAGATTCTCTCAGCTGAGTTGACCCGGCTGAAGGGCTTACTAGAGTCGAAGCAGGAAACAGAGATTAGTGAAAATAGCAAGATGGTGCTTCAGCTTGAGTCAGAGGTGGAATCTCTCAAGCAACAACTTGAGAAAGCAAAAGTTTATGAGGAGAGATTGATGGAGAAAGAGACTTCCATTGAACAGCTTAACGTTGAGGTTGAGTCAGCCAAGATGGCTGAATCTTATGCTCGCAGTATTGTTGAGGAGTGGAAACTTAGGGTTGAGGAATTAGAGATGCAGGTTGAGGAAGCAAATAAGGCAGAGAAATCTGCATCAGAATCTTTAGATTCAGTCATGAAACAATTAGAGGGAAACCATGACTTATTGCACGATGCAGAATCTGAAATTGCTGCTCTTAAAGAGAAGGTGAGTTTGCTGGAAATGACAATTGTACGACATAGAGGGGATCTTGAGGAATCAGAACGCTGTCTTGGTATGACCAAGGAAGAAAATCATGAAATCACAAAGATGGTTGAGTCACTTAAGTCTGAGCTCGAAACCGTGAAAGAGGAGAAAATGCAGGCTTTAAGCAATGAGAAGCTTGCAGCATCAAGTGTTCAAAGCCTGTTAGAAGAGAAAAACAAACTCATAAATGAGTTGGAACATTCCAGGGATGAAGAAGAGAAGAGCAAAAAAGCAATGGAAAGCTTAGCTTCAGCCCTACATGAAGTCTCCACAGAAGCTAGAGAAGCAAAAGAAAAGCTACTAACTAATCAAGCGGAGCACGATAGTTATGTGTCGCAGATAGAAGACCTTAAAATGGTCTTAAAAGCAACCAATGAAAAGTATGAAGCCATAATGGATGATGCAAAACATGAAATTCATCTCCTTACGTGCAATGTAGAACAATGCAAGACTGAGTTACAGGATGCGAAGGCTGACTGGGAGCAAAAAGAACTTCACCTGGTGAATTCTGTAAAGCATTCAGAAGAAGAAAACACTTCTATGGAAAAAGAAATAAACAGGCTGCTAAATTTGCTCAAAAGCACCGAGGAAGAAGCTTGTGCCATGAAGGAAGAAGAAGCGCAGCTGAAAGATGGCATGAAGGAAGTCGAATCTGAAGTTATCTGTTTGCAGGAAGCTCTTGCAGAAGCAAAGGCTGAGAACATGAAACTAAAGGAAAGCATATTGGACAAAGAAAATGAATTCCAGGGTGTTATACATGAAAATGAGGAGCTCCAGAACAGGGAGGCTGCATCTCATAAGAAGGTGGAGGAACTGTCAAAGCTACTTGAAGAAGCTGTGGCCAAGAAGCAAGCCGAGGAAAATGGTGAGCTAACAGACAGTGAAAAAGACTATGATTTGCTTCCTAAGGTAGTTGAATTCTCTGAAGAGAATGGGCATGGAAGAGAAGAGAAACTCAAAGTGGAGCTTTCACCACCTCAAAGTGTGGAACCGAAGAGTGAAACTTTATGGCAAGATAATAACGTCTTGAATGGCAAGGCTGACCATGTGGACTCTGCTCAATCTGATACTCTGAATGGGAAATCAGTAGGTGATGAAAGCAAAGAGAAAGAAGATGATTCAGTAGAAGTTGAATATAAAATGTGGGAGAGCTGCAAAATTGAAAAGAAGGAATTCTCGCCAGAGAGGGACCAGGAGCAGGAATCCTTTGAAGAGGAAGTGGACTCAAAGGTGGATGGTGGTGAGAAATTGGATCAGATAAATGGATTAACTTCTACAGAAAGTGCTGATGACAATGCAACTTCTCCATCAAAGCTGCAACAACAGAAGAAGAAGAAGCCTTTACTCCGCAAGTTTGGAAGCCTACTCAAGAAGAAGGGCACTAGCAACAACAAGTAG
- the LOC101292551 gene encoding protein FAR1-RELATED SEQUENCE 4-like: protein MGHMKSFNPITSSFEVGEVDAKCRVDLNFPTSTTAMDAAASVVEEPHDAMEFDSHEAAYDYYKAYAKSVGFGTAKLSSRRSRASKEFIDAKFSCIRYGNKQQSDDAINPRPSPKIGCKASMHVKRRQNGNWYVYSFVKEHNHELLPAQAHFFRSHRDADPHKNNDVRMRRRKNVNSVSSLFSAYQNVDCLESYLRNQHDKGRSLSLESGDAQLLLECFMRMQEENPKFYYAVDLNEEHRLRNVFWVDSKGMEDYTNFSDVVFFDTTYFTNKYKMPLVLFIGVNHHIQPTLMGCALIADETVYTFVWLMQTWLIAMGEQAPRVILSDQNNAIKAAIGAVLPGTRHCFSLWHILEKMHGQLEFLSMWLDTFMAKFNECIFKSWSEEQFEKRWWKLIDEFNLRDIECIQSLYRDRTHWVPTFMRDISFAGLSPTSRSTSLNSSFDKYFQVETSVPEFMERYRVILEDRYEEEAKANFDAWHETPELKSPSPFEKQLALVYTQEVFKNFQVEVLGAAACHLKKESEDMTTTTYSVKDIEDEQNYTVEWNESKSDICCSCRSFEYKGYLCRHAIVVLQMSGVFTIPAKYVLQRWTNTAMSRHAMGEKLDEVQFKVRRYNDLCRRAIILGEEGSLSQESYDVALCAIKEALKQCTSWNTSVESNAKPNDSAIDGVEESQCGITSDDKISGPKVSAPNKTPTRAGTGKVVARRGKGKLEGTRVGAQDNFHQMHQVSCDTRPPMLMQQHNVVPPQLHNMVPSMFQNVAPAQFHNMGSPNPVQENRLPQ, encoded by the exons ATGGGGCATATGAAAAGCTTTAATCCCATTACCAGCAGTTTTGAAGTTGGTGAGGTGGATGCTAAGTGCAGAGTGGATCTCAATTTTCCCACTTCAACAACAGCGATGGACGCCGCCGCTTCAGTTGTAGAGGAGCCTCATGATGCCATGGAGTTTGATTCTCATGAAGCCGCGTATGATTACTACAAAGCGTATGCCAAGTCTGTGGGTTTCGGAACTGCTAAATTGAGCAGTCGTCGATCCAGGGCGTCCAAAGAATTCATTGATGCCAAATTTTCATGCATTAGATATGGAAACAAGCAGCAGTCTGATGATGCCATCAATCCCCGCCCTTCCCCTAAAATTGGCTGCAAGGCAAGCATGCATGTCAAGCGCAGGCAGAATGGGAATTGGTATGTCTATAGTTTCGTAAAGGAGCACAACCATGAGCTTTTACCCGCTCAAGCTCATTTCTTTCGCAGCCACAGAGATGCAGACCCGCATAAGAACAATGATGTTAGAATGCGAAGACGGAAGAATGTAAATTCGGTGTCCAGCTTATTCAGTGCATATCAAAATGTTGATTGTTTGGAGAGTTATTTGAGAAATCAGCATGATAAGGGACGGTCCTTGTCTTTAGAGTCAGGGGATGCTCAACTGCTACTGGAATGCTTTATGCGCATGCAAGAAGAGAATCCGAAATTCTACTATGCAGTTGATCTCAATGAAGAGCATCGGTTGAGAAATGTGTTCTGGGTAGACTCCAAAGGAATGGAAGACTACACCAACTTCAGTGATGTTGTTTTCTTTGACACCACCTACTTCACAAACAAGTACAAAATGCCCTTGGTTCTTTTTATAGGAGTGAACCATCATATTCAACCCACATTAATGGGCTGTGCATTGATTGCGGATGAGACAGTTTACACTTTTGTGTGGTTAATGCAGACATGGTTAATAGCAATGGGGGAACAAGCTCCTCGAGTGATACTCTCCGACCAGAACAACGCCATCAAAGCGGCTATTGGAGCAGTACTTCCAGGCACACGGCATTGCTTTTCTTTGTGGCATATATTAGAGAAAATGCATGGGCAGCTGGAATTTTTGAGCATGTGGCTTGATACTTTTATGGCCAAGTTTAATGAGTGTATTTTTAAGTCCTGGTCAGAAGAACAATTTGAGAAGAGATGGTGGAAACTGATTGATGAGTTTAATCTTAGAGACATTGAATGCATTCAGTCCCTGTACAGAGATCGTACTCATTGGGTGCCCACTTTCATGAGAGATATATCCTTTGCTGGATTGTCTCCAACTTCACGGTCGACAAGTTTGAATTCATCATTTGACAAATATTTCCAAGTGGAAACTTCAGTACCAGAGTTTATGGAAAGGTACAGGGTAATTCTTGAAGATAGGTACGAAGAGGAAGCAAAAGCAAATTTTGATGCTTGGCATGAAACACCTGAGTTGAAGTCTCCATCACCATTTGAGAAGCAACTGGCACTGGTGTACACACAAGAAGTTTTTAAAAACTTCCAAGTGGAGGTTTTGGGAGCCGCTGCTTGTCATCTTAAGAAAGAAAGTGAAGACATGACAACCACTACGTACAGTGTAAAAGACATTGAAGATGAACAGAATTATACAGTGGAGTGGAACGAGTCAAAGTCGGATATATGTTGTTCATGCCGTTCATTTGAATATAAAGGTTATCTCTGCAGACATGCTATTGTTGTTCTCCAGATGTCTGGTGTTTTCACCATACCTGCCAAATATGTATTGCAGCGGTGGACAAATACTGCCATGAGCAGACATGCCATGGGCGAAAAATTGGATGAGGTACAATTTAAGGTCCGTCGTTATAATGATTTATGTCGACGAGCCATAATATTGGGTGAAGAAGGATCACTATCTCAGGAGAGTTATGATGTAGCATTATGTGCCATAAAAGAAGCTTTGAAGCAATGCACGAGTTGGAACACCTCTGTTGAAAGCAATGCAAAACCTAATGACTCAGCGATAGATGGTGTAGAAGAGAGTCAGTGTGGTATCACATCTGATGACAAGATTTCTGGTCCAAAAGTGAGTGCTCCTAACAAGACTCCTACGAGAGCTGGGACTGGGAAGGTGGTGGCAAGGCGTGGGAAAGGAAAG CTGGAAGGGACGAGAGTTGGAGCGCAAGACAACTTTCACCAAATG CATCAAGTTTCTTGCGACACAAGGCCGCCTATGCTGATGCAGCAACATAATGTGGTTCCTCCACAATTGCATAATATGGTGCCGTCAATGTTTCAAAATGTTGCACCGGCACAGTTCCATAACATGGGTTCTCCGAACCCTGTGCAGGAGAATCGTCTCCCTCAATAA
- the LOC101292259 gene encoding uncharacterized protein LOC101292259, with the protein MWFEIICGLVIYSLYKLFFSDGDDLLDVETSDSTALFAVADRLSKLYDGAKVYVGLRIPDADTSSPQPIDLVLLNKGEAVVITVKNLKGFISVKPDGSWVSESLSKHKADHHPDPLAETKRQASILESYLEQRGLDLPQGYLSCKVILSNPKVCTIQSSSFPSEIITYDQWVQMKPEPKSMLSGWMKGAFRGGKKEMQESIHQKLDFILSTAPMWDRLELKGNKYVLGEFLEFKGKQEDVQALRHIKRSKISRLVVQKTSMLGFAPSRLQVLYARRDYRSEGTSTSDWKEASVRSSTEVVFQLNNSPKVRKFKLSSISSMSLSA; encoded by the exons ATGTGGTTCGAGATCATCTGCGGGCTGGTGATTTACAGTCTGTACAAGTTGTTTTTCTCCGACGGCGACGACCTCTTGGATGTGGAGACCTCTGATTCTACTGCTCTGTTTGCAGTCGCCGACAGGCTCTCCAAGCTCTACGATGGCGCCAAGGTCTACGTCGGCCTCCGCATTCCCGACGCTGATACCTCTTCCCCTCAGCCCATCGATTTGGTTCTCCTCAACAAAGG GGAGGCAGTGGTGATCACCGTCAAGAACTTGAAAGGATTCATCTCCGTCAAGCCCGATGGCAGCTGGGTTTCTGAGAGCCTCTCTAAACACAAAGCAGACCACCATCCTGATCCT CTGGCTGAGACTAAAAGACAAGCTTCAATTCTTGAATCCTATCTTGAACAAAGAGGACTTGATTTACCACAAGGATATTTGTCCTGCAAAGTAATACTTTCCAATCCTAAAGTTTG TACTATTCAGTCGAGCAGTTTCCCATCAGAAATCATTACTTATGACCAGTGGGTACAAATGAAACCTGAACCAAAAAGTATGCTTTCTGGTTGGATGAAGGGCGCATTCCGTGGTGGAAAGAAAGAGATGCAAGAATCTATTCATCAGAAGCTTGATTTTATTCTGAGTACAGCACCAATGTGGGATAG GTTGGAGCTTAAAGGTAACAAGTATGTTCTTGGAGAATTTCTGGAATTCAAGGGTAAGCAGGAAGATGTTCAGGCTTTGAGACATATCAAAAGATCAAAAATTAGCCGCCTTGTTGTCCAAAAGACAAGCATGCTTGGATTTG CCCCTTCAAGGCTCCAAGTTCTGTACGCTCGCCGTGATTACCGCAGTGAAGGAACTTCAACTTCTGACTGGAAAGAAGCAAGTGTAAGGTCGAGCACGGAGGTTGTCTTTCAGCTTAACAATTCTCCAAAAGTCCGCAAGTTTAAGCTCTCATCAATTAGTTCTATGTCTCTGAGTGCTTAA
- the LOC101292561 gene encoding inositol-tetrakisphosphate 1-kinase 1-like: protein MSDSNGRRHRIGYAFPPKKEQTFIQPSLISHAQQNGIDLVPVDPGKPLTQQGPFDCIIHKLYHDEWNTQLNEFSSLYPRTVILDPPDSIARLHNRVSMLDVINAAFKAPRVENVSVPKQVLIHDAAELETDLGLKFPVIAKPLLANGSAKSHQMSMVFSSEGIKKVETPILLQEFVNHGGTIFKVYVIGDYTECVKRRSLPDISDEQRAKLAADVLPFSQISNEEVDIEGVEMPPPGFVEELAKGISDGLKLNFFNFDVIRDSNDKHSYYVIDINYFPGYAKLHNFEHLLTDFFLSVLSKKSQTQLEQGKEAKPE from the coding sequence ATGTCCGACAGCAATGGGCGACGCCACCGCATCGGCTACGCCTTCCCTCCGAAGAAAGAGCAGACCTTCATCCAGCCGTCGCTGATCAGCCATGCCCAGCAGAACGGCATCGATCTGGTCCCCGTGGATCCCGGGAAGCCCTTGACCCAGCAGGGCCCCTTCGACTGCATCATCCACAAGCTCTACCACGACGAATGGAACACCCAGCTCAACGAATTCTCCTCTCTCTACCCCCGCACCGTCATCCTCGACCCGCCCGACTCCATCGCCCGCCTCCACAACCGCGTCTCCATGCTCGACGTCATCAACGCCGCCTTCAAAGCCCCCCGCGTCGAGAATGTCTCCGTCCCCAAGCAGGTCCTCATCCACGACGCCGCCGAACTGGAGACCGATTTGGGTTTGAAGTTTCCGGTGATTGCCAAGCCCCTGCTGGCCAATGGCAGCGCCAAGTCGCACCAGATGTCTATGGTGTTCAGCAGCGAGGGGATCAAGAAGGTCGAGACCCCCATTTTGCTGCAGGAGTTTGTCAACCACGGAGGTACCATCTTCAAGGTCTATGTCATCGGGGATTACACCGAGTGCGTCAAGCGCAGGTCGCTGCCCGATATCTCTGACGAGCAGCGCGCAAAACTGGCAGCGGATGTGTTGCCATTCTCGCAGATTTCGAATGAAGAGGTTGACATTGAGGGTGTGGAGATGCCGCCGCCTGGGTTTGTGGAGGAGCTGGCCAAGGGGATCAGCGACGGCCTCAAGCTCAATTTCTTCAATTTTGATGTCATCAGGGACTCCAATGACAAGCACAGCTATTATGTTATTGACATCAACTACTTCCCTGGCTACGCCAAGCTCCACAACTTCGAGCACCTTTTGACAGACTTTTTCTTGTCTGTGCTTTCCAAGAAGTCTCAGACTCAGCTTGAACAAGGCAAGGAAGCGAAGCCGGAATGA